The DNA segment ttattgattGATTCGTTTGttcattaaatttttattttatggtaTTATTTTATGCATCTTATGTACATCCAGTTATGGGAATCTCAGCTCTATCGGTTTTATAATGACTTGTCCAAAGATCTTAAAGGCATGTTAAGtgggataatccatggctaggtgtgTGTTAAAGTATTTAAATACAGGACGTGGAGGAAAAGAACCACCTGACGTTGATTATCCCTCTTATACCCTGGTCACTGGCCAGCATTGATTAATTACAGCTGTCATTGATTTTTATGGTGCACATTTTGACAGGAAGAATAACAATAACGGTTAACTTTACCTACAGGTTCTTAGATCTAGAATGCTTCTAAATTAGACACAGAGATAAAGTTGGAGAACAAAGGCTCTTAAAAACCATGAATTTAAATACTCAacccagaaataataataatagtcacaAATGTAGAAGGATTGGCACTCCTGAGAACTATTCAATTCCTATTCGTtatcattttcacattaatgaggaaaaagaaGAGTTGCTGACGTGTCAAAATGCTATAAACCTGCAGactttttattttagcatttttgtattttctccccaatttggaatgcccaattcccaatgggcGCTATGTCTGAGCATGGTAGAGatcagcaagagagagagagaaataaacaaacaaacaaacatgcaataGTAAATTCACTTTAATACAGATTAATTCACTTTATCAATTTTTGATATTCATTTACCCTGTAAAGCCTGAAATATGAAAGAATTGTCTTTCATATTTTGTATATCAAACTGTTTTTAGCACATTAGACtaactaaaatataaaattttttatgtatcatatttgataaattcggctttaaaggtcattatccacctgaattaatttacatttgtaagtacatttgttaaataaagtttttctacgggggtaaatcttggggtattttCAGAGGACACtcttggcttttcagagataccaactGTTTGATGTACATTAATATTTGAATGTACATTAATCAActgttatataattttataatgttttttaattttaccaataaaattgaataaaaacttAATTTCTTGCAGCTGAAAAAACTGTGGGTGAAAATGGGCACATCAACGGTACTGTTTGGCCTAGCCCACTTCACGAGTCTATTGGCTGCAGCTGTGATGAGTCATGAGGGGGCGTGTCTGCAGGATGGGAGACACAAGGCCACGCCCAGTCCAGAGCCCTATCTGAAGGAGTGTTCCCTCTACAGCGAGAGTGTGTGCAcactttagaatatattttatacaaTGAAAACTTGTTCTAGACAATGGCAAAAAGAAAATCGGTATCATCAGTCTTTAGTAAAGTTTCCATTCAGGTcagattaaaagttttaattaaaaaatggccATGTAGGGTCACTAattacagtgtttgtttgttttttcttgggACGGTATGAGTTTGTATTTTGCCCCAATGTGtgaatattgatctgtctgtctctatctccaGATTCATGTTGTTCAGAATTTGATATTCTGGATCTTTCTGGTTTTGTGTCCGGTGTGGAGAACTCTTTTTGGGATGAGTGTGGTCTTCTGAGCCCTCTGTGAGTCACGACAGTTTCAGTGGTTTTGTTTgatgaaaaaaagacaaaaaaaggcaAATCAAATAAAAGTGCAGATAATACTAAGaaagtctctctctttctgtagcTGTGAGTCTTTCCTGAGGCGAGTTGTTTGCTTTTATCGCTGTTCACCCGATGCTGCTCGTTGGCCACACCCACAACATGACTCCTCCCTGAAGGCGGTGCCGCTGTGCCACAGCTTCTGTAGAGATTGGTGAGACCACACCCAATTATCTTGAATCAGCCTAGAAATAGTGCATCATTTTTTTAAGTTAGCTGTTAGATATGAATGCATGTACAATGGTCTTGATTTTGAAAGTAttggtttctgtttgtttgtaaCGTATATGACCATGATTTATCAGAGTCACTGTTGCAGGTACAAGGCCTGTAAAACAGACATGACGTGTGCTCGAGACTGGACCACTGATCCACGTGGACAGAACTGCACTGGTAGCTGTGTACCATATCAACAGGTACATTAAACAACATTAGATATCTTCCCATGAAAAACTCactgctagcatgttgctaggtggtttcaatcagctgaacaaattcttaatcTCAAATGGCTACTTGGACAATTTACAGTCTGGTTTCGGACCGCATTATAGCACAGAAACAGTGCTCATAAAGATCCTAAATCATATTTGGCTAAATACTGATTCAAGCAAAATATCAGTGCAGGTATTATcagatctcagtgctgcttttgacactgttgaccacaacattctcctaGACAGATTGGACGGTCCTCAACTGGATAAGGTCATATCTAGTTGGgaggggttactatgtgaacataagcaactatgaatctgagtggacatccatgacgtgTGGAGTCCACAAGGCTCAGttcttgcaccactcctgttaaacctgttgtggcagggcggagggcggggccaggtcttgatcatacacacccggtcccttatcaggctaatcaagcctgataagggactgacTGTGGAGGCTGACTGACTggggaggattgtgcaggagagagagagatagtttacggacatgtccgtcatgtgtgtgtgtgtttagtcttttaagtttatcattaaaatattatttatattgacaagccggttctcacctcctcctttccatggactgctttacactggtgtcgATATCCTGGAAGGAGGAGcgatacaccgtagtagagttctcgccactaccgtccaccccaacggagcagccgcggccatctgccaggggacgaggagcccagccgcctggaagaggacgacggccgccgaccgcgaggggagaaggggctcctaaccaaccgcctggagtcaTCTACcggtcgctgaaacgtggcggtgtctgagaccgccgactgcctggagtggggaggggcttgctgccgaccgcctggagcgggagaaccgctgccaggggcgggggagaccccttctgttccccgcattgatgaaattaacagttggatgtgccaagaCAGAGGTTATTTGGCAACAAAGGCAAAATTCAAAAGGTGAATACATAGCTTGACTCCAAGGGtctaaagacaaaaaacaaagtaagaaatcttggtgtcattttggagtcagaccttagtttcagtagtcgcATCAACTCAATAATCATCTCAAACATATAGATAGAATTAGATattttgtatccagtcaagacttcaagaaacttgttcatgcattcatcaccagtagtgtggactactgcaatggactcctcaccgactttcccaaaaagaccattagacacctgTAGCTCATTCAGAATGCCAGGATTCTCACCCGAACCAGAAGatctgagcatattactccagtcttcaggtctttacactggcttccagtcgcattttaaagtactattacccatttataaatcactcaatagCCTAAGATctaaatatattgcagatatgcttgttgaatataaacctaacagacctctcagatcattaggatcaagtcagttagacatacagagggttcactcaaaacaaggagagacagcgtttagctattatgccacccgcagctggcaccagcttccagaagaggttagatgtgccccaacagtagccacatttaaatccagactgaaaacacatctgtttaactGTGCATTTTCTGACTGAGCTTTGTGCTGCACTTACTGATTTCATTGAATCATTTTGCTTTTGTCTTTctctcattttaataattttttatctcATCGACTTGTGATGCCTATTGAACCTACAGAGAACAATCAGTAAACTCTCTCTcatttgattattgcaatggATATAGAAGAGTTTTTATTCTTCTATATCCATATTGAAGACTCAGCTTTCGCCCCTACAGTTTATGGTGGAAGAATGCGGACAATTTTATGGGTGTAAACTTGATCAGCCAACAAAAATAATATAggtagattttattattttgttaggaACTGACTggtggagagattgagtgaggcGCTGCTGTTAGTACCTGAATAAAAGAGGCCCTTGACACCCTGCACTCTGTACAGAGAGTGGGCGAGAGTGGTTCAGACAGTCCACGCTTATGTTCTTGTCCTCACTTGGAGTCTTTATATCTGGGACCTATAAAATTATAATGCGaagacagaaaataataataaaatgttgctgtccttttctgcatattgctgtCCCCTTCGGCATATAGCAGCACCATTTTGTACCTTATAGTAGCCCTGTCTGCCCATTTCACTGGCCGGCCCAGTTCTCACGAtggacagtccgcccctgatctgcCCCAAAGTGCCGCCCACCAGAAAAATGCCCAgtttgccagattaccaatccagccctgctttCACTCCcgaaaaattattgttatttgtaacAAGGCCATAgtacatacctgtcaacactcccgttttttcccgggagtctcccataTTTCTCACCCCGTCCCATGttgttatttctcccaggaaactcccgtaatttgtatggtccaaacctcgttatataaataatcacatcaatatattattccaaggttgtccagttgccagatcttgtagaCGCATCCCACTACACAACCGACACCTCATAAAACCcagttgtgctgttgatatctgtgctggtagtagacgcgggaagttgaatcaagcatcactggtagatgggaggagaagtcTCAGGTGGTGCTCcagtgaaaaaactaaatatacatgtaaatttataaacagctggatggaagaatttactgttcatatctcgaagccatatcgacaatgcccacgccttttgcaaagtgtgtcgcactgattttaatatcggacatggtgggaaaaattacgttactcaccACGTTAAATTacaatggcacaatttgtatgtatttatactACCTCTGCCATCCAGCAAGAAAGTAATTAGAATTCTGTGccaaattcaaatggtttccgcttCTCACTGATTCTTGCAGTGCTGCAAGTTTAAGAGCTTGAACCGGTCTGCGAGTAAAAACGCCTCAGCTCTGCCTATTGAGCCGGATCCACcgacagagccatacaggtgcattagccgaggATGTGACTCCACCTGTCTATTTGACGCTGcaaaaccagatacttcagaatCAGATGAACCGTGGTACAAATGCATACCTACCCGTATAATGGAGAACTTGAAGGCTAATATTCAGAGTTTATTGACAATCAATTTGATATATGACTGATAAACACCCCtcatttgtaacctaatgcccccCTTCTAATTTGTTCTCAGCTCCCCCTTGCATCATTTAAACACCCCATGGGTGGCGGTACCATCCCGTTGAGAACCCCTGTTCTAGGTGGTAGTTAGGGGGGTCTGAGTGGATGCTTGGGAGTTCTGACTGGTTGTTACGGTGATCTGGGTGGTTTGCTAGGGGATTCTGGGTGGTTGTtcaggtgttctgtgtggttgctaggggttCTGGGATGTTGCTAGGGGGTCTGAGTGGATGCTTGGAGGTTCTGAGTGGTCTTTAGGGTGCTCTAGGTTGATTTACGGTCTTCTGCGTGGTTGGGTGGGGTACTGAATGGTTGCTAAGGGGGCCctgcatggttgctagggtgttctgagtggttattaGGGTTCTCTAGGTGCTTGttttggtgttctgggtggttgctaagggttTATGAGTGGTTGTCATGGTGTCCTGGGTGTTTGTTAGGGGGTTTTGTGTTGTTGCTACTGGGTCTGAGTGGATGTTTGGGGGTTCTGAGTGGTAGCCAGGTtggtctgggtggttgttagggtgctcTAGGTGGTTGTTACGGTATTATACGTGGTTGATAGGGGGATATGAGTGGTTGTCAGGGTCttctaattggttgctagggttttctgtgTGGCTTCCAGGTTGGTCTGGGTGGTTAttatggtgttctgtgtggttgctaggatgttctgagtagatgttagggtgttctgggtggttgttagggtgctcTAGGTCAGTAGATCTCAAACCAGTCTTGGAGgtcccccaacactgcacattttgcatgttgcccttttctgacacaccccaTTTATGTCTTGGAGTttccactaacgagctgatgagttgaataggggcggatttaggcatggggaCATGGGCAGCTGTACGGGGCGGTATATTGCGGTTTGCCCGCACCCCATCCCCAACGCATCCCTCAACTCCACCAGCCATCTCATAACTCACAACACACCCGTACTGAAGCTGCTGGGCTGCTGAAGCGGGTTTCGCCCAGGGTGCCATACAAGAACCGCTACTGAGTTGAATCAGTGTGTTTGATTGAGGagccatccaaaatgtgtagtgttgagggTCCTCCAGGACatatttgagaaccactgctctaggtGATTGTTATGATGTTCTGGGTGGATAAAGTCAAAAGATTCAGAGGAGTCCACCCTcaagtttctatgatattctggtctctacatATGACCTTCAGTGTTAGTCTATGGGATTTTCTTCACCTGTTTTATTGTCTATCAACTGAAAATCATAAGTCTGATCTTTTACTAAAGTAACAGCACATCTCTCCCCAATAagacacatgatttgaggtataattTATGGAGCACAAATGAGGCAGGAAGACTCAAACACTGAATGTTTAATACTTCAAAGCACTGTGAGCGACAGTCACAGTGATGTTTGACAAAGCAAACACCGCTAAAGAAAAAGTTGAACAAAGAGGAGAAAGAATGTGTGAAGATCACTCCAGGATATGGACGCAGCTGCAACTGtctatgaaacacacacacacaatcacacacactgaaCTTGTGCATGTCATCATTTGTCACAGTTGACATGCTGTACATGTGAaaaagaaagagagtgtgtgaatCAATGAAAATCAGTGCTAAACATTCTGCTTTCTCTCATTATGCTAAGTTTTATGTAATTAACTGATATAGTCTTAATATTTAATTACTGTAGCATTAGTGTAAGGAAAAAAACTCAAGATACAGTCTTGCTGAGCAAGTTagtaaccccttaaactctggagtattttgaaaaaaattatagtttgttgtaaacatgtaattctggttttgttcactgtatcGCACTTTGAAaggtctcattttattccactaggtggcactaaaaatatatatatattttttctttatcacattccatcacaatatacagatctaaaatgtaggtggtgctcaaaacgcattttagccctcaaagatgtgctcgtccattttcagttcatgcaccaccctcattatttcattgaatatctcggcctctgagtggactagaagctcaaactaaagggggtcgcacactggACGTGTCAGGCAGACGACATGTGCATTATAAAACTAGAAACAGCTGTTTTCAATGAAGATAAGCACACCACCGCCGCCACACTGTGTCTATCGGTGGCGCCCAGCTACAACTCCGGAAGCTGCTCAAACATCTGCTGCACAACGGAGCGCAACTCATACACATactttccattaaattcaactcAAATCATTTTCAAAGGACATAGATAATTTACTTAAGCCTTCTTCATTCTTAAAcaagggaaaaaccttggtaacttttgtTTGTACTGTCTGCAACCTGAGCCGCATCAACGTGCCccgtgtttgatacctgtgccgcATCCTAGCCGCGACGCGGTGTGATGCTTCTCAAAcatgaactttctaaaccatttatttgtgttgttggcagtagtagcaccaGCGCATGCGgcgcaaaatggaacgggacatctgtttactgtcggCACAATGCCATGCGCAGCAACGGACGCTTCCATGGTAAACAGCATCATTGatcataatatatattatatattcctTTTCATGCAACACGACTCTCGTGTCCGGCATAGACatggtgtgagtgttaacagttgtgcatgagatgaacagtttcatatattcagatgcaatgtgttggatgtgcattatgtgtaacccctgaaatgtagttttataatgttgtggagctggtTCGTTCTCttcattttgaatttaaaaaatggcTGTATTCGAGGAGTTGCACGATGTTAGCCAGTCAGAACAGTGGC comes from the Xyrauchen texanus isolate HMW12.3.18 chromosome 12, RBS_HiC_50CHRs, whole genome shotgun sequence genome and includes:
- the LOC127652455 gene encoding riboflavin-binding protein-like, producing MGTSTVLFGLAHFTSLLAAAVMSHEGACLQDGRHKATPSPEPYLKECSLYSENSCCSEFDILDLSGFVSGVENSFWDECGLLSPLCESFLRRVVCFYRCSPDAARWPHPQHDSSLKAVPLCHSFCRDWYKACKTDMTCARDWTTDPRGQNCTGSCVPYQQMYQHGRDLCESLWSDAFMTVEDDPGEEDGVEGHSCGCLTLSPSDREVIAALRVQENDPEELDTTKSAVWQYRAPCPPTQPQTHSDTVPPQARRSNDITVLRKRSVLASDTEGSGSGF